The nucleotide window AATGATGTTAGACCTCCTGCAATTAAGGAGCGGGGATAAAGTCTTGGAGATAGGGACTGGGAGTGGTTACTACACCGCATTGATAGCTGAGGTCGTGGGTGGTGAAAATGTCTATTCCATGGAATATGATATTGAAGCTTATTCGTTAGCTAGGGCAAACCTTTCAGGATACGCTATTAACTTAATATTAGGTGACGGGAGTATTGGATATGAAAAAGCTAAACCCTACGATAAGATCGTAGTTTGGGCCGCTTCTCCCACTTTTCCTTATGCCCTATACGCGCAACTCAGAGACCGCGGTATTATGGTAGTCCCCATAGCTGACAGTGAAAATAAGCAGGGGCTTTATAAGATAGTTAAAGGTAATGAAGCTTTTATAGTAAAGGTATCTGACGTTATATTTTCCAGATTAAGGGGCTTATGCGGATACTGGTACTAACTTCTAATTTTTTAATTTTAAGACAGATTAGTGAGTGATGGTATCGGTAAAAGAAGTTAAAGAGATGTTCAAACCGAAGCTTAAACCAATAATATGGGATGATAATGAAAACAAACTAACAGTCCTTGATCAGTCTGTACTACCTTTTCAAAAGGTATTTGTTGAGCTAAGGACTCCAGAAGACGTTGCAGACGCAATAAGATTAATGAAAGTCAGAGGTGCACCCGCAATAGGTATAACAGCTGCTTATGGGATGGTATTAGCTGTTTTAAGGGCTGAAAACCTAAACGACGTCATAAAACTCATGCATGACGCTAAATCGGTAATGGATAAGGCTAGACCAACAGCTGTTAATTTATCTTGGGCTACGTCATATATGCTAAACCGAGCAAGAGAATATATAGAAAAGGGTGAAGCTAAAGACGTCAAGGAACTAATAACCCTCCTAAAGAAAGACGCTAATAAGATCTTTGATGACGAGCTAGAAGCTGAAATACAGATGGGGCTATATGGGCTCGAAAAGCTCAACCCCGGAGATGTAGTCCTTACCCAATGCAACGCAGGGGGACTTGCTACAGGTACTGGGTTAGGCACGGCTCTAGCCCCGGTTAAGCTCGCACATATACTCGGGATAGACGTATCCGTGATAGCCCCTGAGACGAGGCCTTGGTTACAAGGGAGTAGGTTAACAGTCTACGAACTGATGGAAGAAGGGATACCGGTAACACTAATCACGGACACAGCTGTAGGTCTGGTCATGTATAAGAAAATGGTTAACAGTGCTATGGTAGGTGCGGATAGGATCTTAGCTGATGGTCATGTATACAATAAGATTGGTACCTTTAAAGAGGCTGTAATAGCCCATGAAATGGGTATACCTTTTTACGTCCTTGCCCCCGTGTCCACTTTCGACCTGAAGAGTTCGGTAGATAATGTAAAGATAGAGGAAAGAGATCCTGATGAAGTCAGGACTGTTAGAGGGGTCCCAATAGCACCGGAAAACGTAAAGGTTTTCAACCCAGTCTTCGATGTGACACCGCCTAAATATATTACAGCAATTATAACCGAAAAAGGGGTAATATATCCACCTTTTGATAAAAATGTAAGGAAAATTATTGAAAAATGATATTACTCCAGTTTAAGCCCTATTTTTTAAAAATTCAGTTCACAAAGACATTAGGTAATGAAACTCCAGTTAGGGAGTGCTGACCCTTATACTCCCGACCCGTTCAACGACTTTATTAACGCTCTAACTATATCGGGTGCGAGTGATAACACCATAAGAATATATTCTATAGCTATAAAAGATTTTCTAGATTTTATTAAAAAAGATCCCAGAGAGGTGACTTCAGCCGACCTCAACTCTTGGATTATGAATATTTTGAGGCGAGAAACTAGAGATAAATCTGCCGATAACAGTATCGAGAAGAGACGTAAAAAGACAGTAACTGCTAGGTTGTATGTGATCGCGGTGTTAAGGTTCCTAAAATGGTTGGGGAAAGACGTTAAACCCACTATTCCTAGGGTAAGGAGGTTAGAAGTTAAGGCGTTAACCGAAGATCAGATAGAAGTACTTATGAAAAACTTGAGAAGGACTAGAGATAAGCTTATAATTTCCTTACTACTGGACACGGGTTTACGTGCTAAAGAGTTACTTTCGGTTAAGGTATCTGATGTTAACCTGAGTAACAGAAGTATAGTAGTTAGGAATACTAAGAACGGTGAAACCAGAGTAGTCTTCTTTACGGAGAAGACGGCTAAGTTACTCTTAGTATATTTAGAGAAGTATAGGCCCAAGAAAGACGACCGTTTATTCGACTTATCCTATTATGCTCTATATAGAAAATTAAAAAGGCTCGGAAAGAAGCTCGGGGTCGACCTTAGACCTCACATATTAAGGCATACGTTCGCTACTAATGCTATAAGGAAAGGTGTCCCGTTGCCCATAGTCCAGAGGCTACTGGGTCATAAAGACATAAGGACGACACAGATATATACTCACTTGGTCAACACAGACATTGAGGAAATGTACAAAAAAATATTCGGCTAACCTCTCCCTAAAAACCTCCACTTAGCCATTTCTGCCGCATAACTCA belongs to Stygiolobus caldivivus and includes:
- a CDS encoding protein-L-isoaspartate O-methyltransferase family protein; this encodes MSEKEEVFNYFSRLINSKELLDAFKRVDRIKFIPEPFKSLAYSKDYLDKAIPITKNYNTTALSLGIMMLDLLQLRSGDKVLEIGTGSGYYTALIAEVVGGENVYSMEYDIEAYSLARANLSGYAINLILGDGSIGYEKAKPYDKIVVWAASPTFPYALYAQLRDRGIMVVPIADSENKQGLYKIVKGNEAFIVKVSDVIFSRLRGLCGYWY
- a CDS encoding S-methyl-5-thioribose-1-phosphate isomerase, which encodes MVSVKEVKEMFKPKLKPIIWDDNENKLTVLDQSVLPFQKVFVELRTPEDVADAIRLMKVRGAPAIGITAAYGMVLAVLRAENLNDVIKLMHDAKSVMDKARPTAVNLSWATSYMLNRAREYIEKGEAKDVKELITLLKKDANKIFDDELEAEIQMGLYGLEKLNPGDVVLTQCNAGGLATGTGLGTALAPVKLAHILGIDVSVIAPETRPWLQGSRLTVYELMEEGIPVTLITDTAVGLVMYKKMVNSAMVGADRILADGHVYNKIGTFKEAVIAHEMGIPFYVLAPVSTFDLKSSVDNVKIEERDPDEVRTVRGVPIAPENVKVFNPVFDVTPPKYITAIITEKGVIYPPFDKNVRKIIEK
- the xerA gene encoding site-specific tyrosine recombinase/integron integrase, with product MKLQLGSADPYTPDPFNDFINALTISGASDNTIRIYSIAIKDFLDFIKKDPREVTSADLNSWIMNILRRETRDKSADNSIEKRRKKTVTARLYVIAVLRFLKWLGKDVKPTIPRVRRLEVKALTEDQIEVLMKNLRRTRDKLIISLLLDTGLRAKELLSVKVSDVNLSNRSIVVRNTKNGETRVVFFTEKTAKLLLVYLEKYRPKKDDRLFDLSYYALYRKLKRLGKKLGVDLRPHILRHTFATNAIRKGVPLPIVQRLLGHKDIRTTQIYTHLVNTDIEEMYKKIFG